One Synechocystis sp. PCC 7509 genomic window, TCAATCAAGAACTGCTGTATAGTAGATGGACTGGGGTTTGGCTTTCACGACTTGGGAGAGCCGATGGTATTAGCTGAATTTCGCGGTGTATTTACAAATACACTCATAGCTAATTGTGGCTATACACAAGAGACGGCTGAAGCAGCGCTCAAGGATAAGTATGCTGACTTGATTGCTTTTGGACGACCGATAATTAGCAATCCTGATTTAGTTGAGCGTTTTGCTAATAGCTGGCCTCTAAATCCACCCGCCGATCCAAGTATTTGGTATTCCTTTGATAAAGAAGGTTACGTTGATTTTCCTGCTTATCAAGAATCTTGACCGTTCAGGCTTAATTGATAAGACTTCCTCAGATGGAGACTCTTGGGTTGTGTTGAAAAAATTTTTGTTGTCAATAGCCTGTAGTAGTTGACAACCAAGTTTTACACTTAGTGTTTACTCATTTTTAAAAACGCTATATGTGGAATGTAACTATCAATCTGACTTTTCCCGTTAAGTCTTGAAAGGTTTACTGGCAAGGGATTTAAGAAACAAGACAGCAAATACGGTACAGTAATTGAAATCGGGTGCTAAAGGTAACAAGCAATGCTGGACTGGTGGGAGAAAAATTTTGCAACCTTAGAACTGGGTGATCGCCGATTGAATGAGCGTGCAATGTCAATCGGGTATGTTCTAAGTCTTGGATTCGGCAAAGCACTGTCAGAAGTTTTCTGTAATGGAAAAGCACTCAAGAGAGCCTATGAGTTTTTGCCAACCCAAAAGTGGAATTTTCAAGTGTAGTTGAGCCGCACTGTCAAATGACGGCGGAAACTGTTGCAGAACACGATGTGGTGCTGTGCGTTGGAGATACGACTTTTCAAAGGTTATGGCAGTATTAAGGCGAAAACCGAAGGTTACGGGCCAATAGGTAAGGGAGGGAACGGTCTAATATTGCACAGTGCTTTGGCTATAGAACCGCAGAATGGCGAATCCTTGGGCTTGTTGTGGCAAAAACTTTGGAATCGGGAATCAAAGCCGATTCTACCAGTCCATGAAACCCCAACACAGAAGAAACAACGGCAAGCGCAAGCACGCATTGAAGCCCGAAACCGTCCGTTTGAACAAAAAGAATCTTACAAATGGGTGGAAGCTCTCAGCACTGTCGAAAGCCTTGTGAGCCATCACACACGAGTAATTCATGTGTTTGACCGCGAAGGCGACATTACAGAAGTTTTTGATAAAATTCGTCAACTTCAGCACACAGGAATTCTTGTTCGTGCGGCTCATAACCGCAGAATAGATTCTGATAGTGAACGCCTGTGGTCAAAGCTACAATCACAACCTAGCAGTTTTGAACAAGAAATTGAATTACCTCAGACTGGACAGCGTTCTGCCCGTAAAACCAAATTAGCTGTACGATTTTGTCCGCTAAATCTCCGTACTCCCTATCGTTTTGATAACCGTGACCCTCTACCCGTATATGCTGTTTATGCCACAGAAATTGATTGCCCAGAAGGTGAAACACTTATAGAATGGATGTTGCTTACTACAGAAGTCGTTGCAGATATCCAAACAGCTTCTACAATTTTACGCTGGTATACGTATCGTTGGCGTGTGGAAGAATACCATAAAATTTTTAAGTCAGGATGTCAGGTAGAAAAATATAGACTTGCTGCTGCTGGGATGAAAACTTTAATCGGTTTTTTGAGCGTAATTGCTGTTGAGCTTTTACGGTTGACTTACCTCCACCGCACTCAGCCCTTAGCCCTTGCAATGGAAATTCGCGCATCCCCTTGAACTCAAGATTTTAAAAGCTANNNNNNNNNNNNNNNNNNNNNNNNNNNNNNNNNNNNNNNNNNNNNNNNNNNNNNNNNNNNNNNNNNNNNNNNNNNNNNNNNNNNNNNNNNNNNNNNNNNNTTAGCACCCGATTTCAATTACTGTACCGTATTTGCTGTCTTGTTTCTTAAATCCCTTGCCAGTAAACCTTTCAAGACTTAACGGGAAAAGTCAGAACTTGGTATGAGCCGTTGACTTGGTGGGGAAGACAATGGACTTTTTAGTTAGGGGAGATATAATATAGTTGATTTTAGGGGCAAGATAGGCTGAGAGTATTGCTGCATAAGCTTTTTACCATCGCTTTTAAATAAATAATTCCAGCTTTGTTTGCTTGTTATTAAAGAAGGCTGTAACGAAAGAATAAGAGTTTTAGTCCTGTCATCGGCATACTACAAACCTCGTTCTTAGGTAAATTTGTACTATTTTGCCCCTCATGACACGTTCGCTAGCTTTACCCCTCCTACTCACCCTTTGCAATCTTTCGCCCTGTACTTAGGAGACTTTTATACACAACAAATTACTTTCCGTCGGGAGCAGGGCCAGGGGGTTGCGCGTGCATTTCCTCGCCTTTCCTTAAAGCGTAGTCCATTACACGCGCACGCCCTATGTCCCTGCCTTGTGCGCGGACTTCATCGAGTGCTGTCTCTACTGTGGAATGCACTTCGTCTACAGCTATAGCGTGCTGGGAGCGATTTGAGGCATAGGTGTATAGCCAAACGCTGCCCACTTTCTCCAGCAAGGTATCTGCTGCCCCGTACAGACGTTCGGCGCGCTCAAAATCGCCAAGCTGTTGGGCAAGAGCCGCTAACTCTTCGAGATAGTAGCCGAGGCTGGCTTCATCTCCAGCTTTATCCGAAAGCACTAACCCTTCTTCGACGAGTGCCGTCGCTTCGGTCAGCTTGCCTTCTGTCCGCTTACTCAGCGCCAAGTTATAAAGGGACAACAGGAGAGGAAGGGTATCGTTTACGATCCGGGACACCCGCAGAGCTTCTCCAAAGAAGTGAGCCGCCTGGCTGCGATCGCTTTGGCCGAGAGGAATCATGCCGCGAAAGTTGAGCATTATGGCGAGAAACCAGTTGTCGCCTAGCTCTCGGTAGAGGGTTAGGCTTTCCTCAAGCAACGTCTCGGCTGCGGCGTAGTCGCCGCGTAACATTGCTAGACGGCCGAGCATTCCAGTAGCTTTGGCAATCCCAGGCTTATCTCCCACTTCCCGGTACAGAGGTAAGCTCTGCTCGAACAGAACCTTTGCCCGATCCTCATCCCCACGAACCTCGACTTGCATAGCGAGTCCGCTCAGTACCCGCGCCCGTGGGTAAGGTGGAAGAGAGCCACTCTTGGTCAGCATTTCCTCGAACCAGCGGACACCCTCATTAATGTGTCGCTTCAACCACCAGAACATCCATAGGCCCCAGCCGAGACGCGCCGCCAACGCAATCTGGTCTTGGCTCAAAAAACGCGTGAGTGCGGCTCTTAGATTGTCGTTTTCAGTCTCAAGGCGCTCTAACCAAGCTAGTTGGTTAGGACTTTTCAGTTCCGGCTCCGCAGCCTCTGCAAGCACCAGATAATAATCGGCGTGACGGTCGCAGGTTGCCTGCCATACGGCACTACTTTGCAAGCGTTCCAGAGCATATTCTCGTATGGTTTCTAGCATTCCAAAGCGCGGCTCACCGTCCCGCCCTTCCTGTCGCACCAGACTATGATCCAGAAGTGAACTCAGCGCCTCGATACTCGTTAGAACCTGATTTGATTCTGCTGAGGAACCACCATCAAGACAACAGATGGTTTCCACTGCTTGCAGGTCGAAGCCCCCCGAAAACACGCCCAACTGGGCAAAAAGCGCCTGCTCGTCTTTACCTAGCAGGTCATAACTCCAGGCAATGGTATTTCTCAAGGTCTGCTGTCGCTCTGGTAGGTCTCGCGCTCCTCCCGTCAGAAATCCGAGACTGCTTTCGAGCCTCGTGAGTAAAGCCTGGGGCGACAGGAGCCTTACCCTCGCAGCAGCAAGTTCTATAACGAGTGGCAGACCGTCCAGCCTGCGACATATCTCGGTGACATCACGAGCGTTCTCTTGCTTGAGTGCGAAGTCTGGATTCGCAGCCTGCGCCCGTTCTACAAATAGTCGCACTGCCTCGTATTGCCCCAAGCTCTCAACTTCCGGTTCGGCTTCCGGCTCCGGCAAAGAAAGGGGGGGAACAGTGAACACGTACTCGCCACTGAGCCTGAGCATCGTCCGGCTCGTCACGATTACCTGGATGCCCGGCGCAGCGCCCAGCAATTCAGCTATTAGCGGAGACGCTGCGGTTACTTGCTCAAAGTTATCAAGTATCAGCAAGAGACGCTTATTATGCAAGTAGGATTTCAAATCCTCTAAGGGTGGTTGGCTGCCAGACTCCAGCAATCCGAGAGCTTTTGCAACCCTGGATGCCACGAGTTCGGGATCTGTGATGGCAGCGAGCGCCACAAAGCGCACGCCGTTCTCAAAACTCGAACCGAGTTTTGCCCCAACTGCTAGCGCGAGTCTACTCTTGCCGATTCCGCCTGGACCCGTAAGGGTGACGAGACGCACCCCAGTACGGTGCAGCAGCGCAGTGACTGCCTCGATCTCCTGCTCACGACCTACCAAAGGCGTGGGCGGCGTGGGTAGTGTCCCCTGCCCAATCTGCGAGGCTCTTTCGGGTACGCTCTGTTGAACACTGGCTGTCTGGAAGTGTTCCGTCAGCAGCAGGGCTAGGTCATTCTCGACCAAGCTTCGCAGTTCGGTGGGGGTGGAGAATGCCTTATAGGAAACACGGTCGTCCTCTCGAATATGAGCCAGCATTGCTGCCAGACGGGGTTCGCGATCGGGTGCTGGCGACTTGACGTAGATGAGCTTCGGTAAAATTCCTGAAAGTAGATATTCGTCCTCAAGACCTGATGTCTTTTCATCCGGTGCTACCCACCCGTAGCTCTGCCAGTAGATACCTACAAAAACGTGGCTTTGGGCTAAGTAAGCGCGGTAAAGTTTGCGCGGCGGGTGAGGTCTGGCACCCAACTCGAACATTACCGGCGCAAGCCTAAGATGGGCGATTCCGTCGCGTACCGAGCCGCGCTCGATCGCCAACTCGCCAAGCGTTGAACTTACAAAGACCCGCAACCGTTGATCGGGTGTAAGGATAAGGCGGGCTGTGGGCGGCGTGTCTGCGGTTGTCAAAAGGTCACTCATGCTTTACCTTAAAAAACACTGTAGGGTCGAGTCTAAACGCTGCAACATACACCCAACTGGGTCACATTGCGTGCGTCTATAGCTAAGTCTGTATGTCCATGCTTCTCGCGGACGAGATTCACTAGCCGAGCGATATCTGCGCTCTTAGTCACCTCTGCCTCCGCAGTCAATGTTTCCTTGCTCAGTACCTTGGCAGCAGATGCCAGGGTTTCTGCATTACATCCCGTCACCACAACTTTTGCGCCCTCGCTTTCAAACGCTTGAGCAGTTGCCAATCCGATACCGCTACTCTTATCAGTGATGATGACAACTTTATCAATGAAGTGATTCATTTTGTAACTCCCGTCTTGTTTGATTTGATGGTGTGGTAAGTGAAGTTCTTAACAGCAAGCAGTGGCAATCAGCAAAGTCGAGTCTTGTGAGGTTGCTGATTGGATAGTCGAGCTTGGTGGAACATTGCTCGATCTAGGATTGGAAATCGCGATCGCCAGTAAAGTGGTTGTCAATGCGGCTTGTGGTAATGCAATATTCATTTATTTTCTCTTCGGTATGAGGAGTTAATGAAGTCGTTAATGCGATCGTAGTTCATTGATTCTTAAACTTTGAGTTTTGTTTCACGGGTTGCTTCAATTAGTGGTTAGTAATAAAAAATCCGTCTGTTTCGATATGAACTTAGTCTGCAAAACTTCTGCAAATTACACCACGCAAGATCCGCCAGTTAAGCCCCAACTTAAGCCCATCACTTCAACGCTAGACTGCACCTAATGTTTTCAGGGTGGCTTTTTGAGCAACGGTCAATCCGGTTGAGCCTTGAATATTCATGCCTTCATAGAGACGATCTACTGTTAAAGTTCTCGTGCAGCATCCGGTCTTGACGTTCCATTGTTTAATTGTGCGATCGTCACTGCCACTCAAGAGAATTTCACCGTTGGAGCTAAAAACTAACGAAGTTACCCAACTTTTATGCTCGTGCAATATCCCAAAGCATTGCCCCGTTTGCAGATTCCATAATCGAATTGTGCGATCGTCACTGCCACTTGCTAAGGTTTGCCCATCGGGACTAACGGCAAGGGTATATATTCCTCTCGTATGACCTTGTAAAACCCGCAAACATTCCCCAGTTTGCAGATCCCAAAGCCGGATGGTGAGGTCTAAACTACCGCTTGCTAACTGTTGACCTCGATCTGACGCAGAATTAATATCATTGCCATAAAATGCCAACGCGTGAATACCGCCCGTGTGACCCTCAAATATCCGTAAACACTCCCCAGTTTGCAGATTCCAAAGGCGAATAGTGCGATCGAAACTACCGCTTGCTAACCTCTGACCATTCATGTCAAAAGTAATCGCCCGAACTCCGTTTTGATGTCCGCGCAACTCCTGCAAACACTGATGAGTTTGTATATCCCATAGTCGTACTGTGCGATCGTAACTACTACTTGCCAGAGTTTGACCTTTTGGATTGAAAATTGCTGCCCATACGGGCGCGTCATGACCTGACCACTGATTGAGGTGTCCTGTAAGCACATCCCATACGAAAATTGAGCCATCTTGTCCATTGGTTGCCACGGTTTGACCATCGGGGCTAAAACTTAAAGACGAAATTGCCATAGTTGCGATGTGAAAGGTTTTGGCAGGACGAAGCGGCGGGAGATCGCCATCTAACGGCAAATGCCACAGATAAATAGTTTCATCCTGACCTCTACTAGCAAGGGTGCGATCGTCAGGACTCAGGCTAAGAGCGCGAATGCCACTGGTACATCCGCGCAGGGTCTTGAGGCTTTGCCCGTCTAAATTCCACAGCCGAACTGCTTGATCTTGACCTGCACTAACCAATAATTGACCATCGGCACTAATTGCCAGAGCAAAAATATCTAGAGTATGACCCTCGATAACATTAATCGAGTTTCCGTCTTTGACATCCCAAAGACGCAGGGTGCAATCATCACTCCCACTCGCCAAAATGCCACCCTCTGGGCTAAATGCAATGCTCCAAACCCAATTGGTGTGTCCATGCAGTACCCTAACATTAGGCTTGCTATCAAAATGTGACGAACTGGCTTTAAAGTTAGGTAGTCCGCTCCACAATCGCACCGATCGATCGTGACTGCCACTAGCAAGTAGTTGACCGTCCGGGCTGTACCGCACACACCGAACTGCATCAGTATGTCCTCGCAATACCTCTAGGCACTTCCCATCAAGTACATTCCAAATCCGAATAGAGGTATCCTTGCTACCACTAGCTAAGGTTTGATTGTTGGGTGAAAAGTGAACTGAGTAAACGCTGTTCGTATGCCCTGCCATGACTTGAAGACATTGCCCCTGCAAATTCCATATCCGTACCGTGCGATCGTCACTACCACTCGCTATCCGTTGACCATCGGGACTAAAAGCAACCGACCATACACAGCCGCTATGCCCCGTTAAAATCTGCGAACATTCACCGCTTGTCACATCCCATAATCGGATTGAAGCATCCACCCCACTGCTGACTAGCGTTTTGCCGTCGGGACTAAAGACAACCGACCATACCCAGCCTGTATGTCCTTCCAAGGTGGCAAGTAGTTGAGTTGCGGCAATATTCCAGAGATAGATCCTGCCGCTCGAATCGCCAACGGCAACGATTTGATTGTCTGGGCTGATATCGAGGGAGGTAGCGATTTCTAAGGTTTCTGAAAAGATGGACTTAGATAAGTCGGCGTTCTGAAAATTGACTCCTGCTAAATTGACCTGTCGCAAGTCGGCTTGTACCACTAGCTCAGAAAAGTCTGAGTTACACAAATCGACATCAAGCTGTACTAAAAGATTAATCAGATTGCCTGCGGCGTATCCTGGTTGCTGTCGCTGCTGGGTTAATAGCTGCCTTACTCTGGCTTCGACCTCTGATACACTGCCAAATCGAGCGACAAGCTTTTTAAGTGCAGGTTGTACGAGCATCCGCAATTGAATCTCTTGCACGTAATCTTTTGCCTGCACTCGACTTAAGGGATGGCTTCGCAGTAAGTCAATTTGAGAAGTCTCAAATTCCTGGCAAACTTGCCCAATGAATCGTTCTGTAACGTATTCCATGACAACGGGTTGCAAGAAAAATAAGCCATCTGTTTTTTCGATTAGCGATCGCCTAATTAGCAAATTAATCAAGTTAGGTATGCTTTGCCCAGAGTTAAAATCGACAGTATTGTCACGAATTTCTGCAATCGAGACTGGCTCTCGATAAATTGCCAACCAGAATAATGTTTTTTGTTCGGCTACCGATAGGCGCTCAAACTGACGCTCAAGCAAATCGCGGATATCTTCAAAAACAAAAATTCCCTGAGCAATATAGGGTAAAACCTCTGCAATACTGCCATTAAAAAGCTCCTGGGTTGTGGCTGCTACCATTTTTAGCGCCAAGGGATTACCGCCATAATGACCGATTAAGGACTTCCATTCGGTTTCTGAACCCGTAAATGCTCCCTTTTGGTGAAAAATGGCGTGTCCGTCATCAGGGGTAAGTCCACTTAGAGGTAGAAGTCGCACTACACCGCGATCGCCTTCCATTAGCCCTATTTCGCTGGGTTTTTCTCGACTGGTGATTAACAAACAGCTTTTGTGGGCAGTGTCTCCAACGGTTCGCAGCAATTGTCCATAATTTTCATAGCCTGACAGCCAATGTCCGACTTGTTTGCTATGCAAAATAGTTTCAGCGTTATCGAGTATTAACAGACATCGACGCGATCGCAGATAATCCATTAATTTAGAAAACTTTTCATTGAGCGTAGTAGGAATGACAGGATCTTCGCCGTAGATTGGCATGAGAAACTTCAACAGGCTTGATAGAAGTTCTTCTAACGGTGGCGCATTAGCAAGACTTCGCCACACAATAATCTCAAATTCTGCCTGCATCTGGAGTGCAGCTTTTACGGCGATCGCACTTTTCCCAATGCCCCCGATCCCCAATAACCCAACAACGCGACACTGCTCAGATACAATCCACTGCCATAGTTGTGCTAGTTCTGTGTCACGTCCATAAAATATCGATGTATCTACCGCATTATCCCAATCCTGTTGCGGATCTACCTGTCTGTTTGGCGATTCTTCATTGGACGCAATGGAGGTAAAGTCTGCTTTTGTTAATTCCAGCCCAAATGCCCGAAAAAGATATTCTAATGACTGGCGATCTACTCTTAATTCACGCTTGAGCAAACGATGGAGAGTATTAAGAGATAGTCCAGTGCGATCGCTCAAATCTTCCTGTGTAAAATGCTTTCCCCAAGTTTCATCATTTTCCGCCTGCTGTTTTGCTGCCTGAAATCGCTGCCATCCTAGAGGCGATAGGATAATTCCTCGTGATCGCCCAGAGGCAGAATTACCTTGCCTAAATTTAGACAGATTGGAATTCATTAGTAAGTTCCCAATAATAGGAAACGCGCTCAAGCTAAGGAGATCGGAGTAATTACTCTCTTTGCAGATCGACTAGCAGATCGTTTTCCTCACTACTAGAGATCATAGCGGTTAACCAATTTCATCCCACTGGCGATCGCTACATTCCTCAAAGATATGTCTATAGGCATAAAACCATTAACTTGCGTCTTAACTCAAAGGACTTGAGTGTTTTAAATCGAGCGCAAGTTGAAGAATGAAGACAACCGATTTAGAGCTAGGTAAATTACCTTTGAGCGCGATCGCCACAACAATCAATCAAAAAAACATCCAGGGAGGATGATTTATGGAAATTATGACAAAAGGCATTGCTGTTCCAGCAGGCGTTGGTAAAGCGCTCGAAGTGCTGCCAGGAGAAACAGTGATTTTTAAAGCAGTCAGCGCAGATACAGACGGTGCCTATACTTTAATCGAAGTTACTGACGAGCCGCAAGCGGGACCGCCTCTGCATTTACATCGGCGCGAAGACGAAGCATTTTATATTCTGGAGGGAACTTTTGCTTTTCAGATTGGGGATCGCACTATGACGGCAACAGCAGGCTGGTTTATGACCGCTCCCAAAGGTGTCCCGCATTCTTACAAAAATATCGGTACTACGCCTGCAAGGATGCTTACTCTCTTTGTTCCCGCAGGCATTGAAAACTTCTTCGAGGATCTGTCTAAGCTGACCGCCGCAGGCACATTGGACATTGATAACATCGTTGCCGTCTCAAAGAAACAGGGAATAGAGTTAGTGTCCCCAACACTTCAACATTAATCTGTTTTGGAAACTGTAATAAATAACTCCTTCATTAATAGGAGGAATCTAATGACTCAATCTTTTTGGCTGTTTAATACTCATTTGCGTATCGTTGCCGATCGCACTACTACCGCAGGCCAGTACGATCTGATCGAAGGCTACTTTTCTCCTGGCACACAGACACCTCTCCACCGCCACACTCACTACTCCGAACAATTGTACGTGCTGGAAGGGGAACTTACAGCTTGGGCTGGTGAAAACAAGGCGGTGCTAACTGCTGGCGACCAATTGATGATTCCTGCTGGTATCCCCCACACGCTCGCCGTGTTAAGCGATCGCCCAGTTCGCGCGTTGGTCGTTGCTGCACCAAGCGGCTTTGCTCGACTAATTACAGCAGTCGGTACGCAGAACAATACAGAAATGACTGATATGGCACTGTTTGAGCGCATCTCCACTGAGATTGGCGACGAAATTCTGGGTCCGCCCGGAGCGTTACCCTCAACACATACTGTAATAACACAGCAATTCTCCTAGTCCAGGACAAAACATAACTTTTTAACTTTGTCTTAATCGAATCGCTGCAAATACTTTGAGCGCGTAACTAAATGGTGCTTTAGCGATCGCTTTTTAATCCATGCTCATTCATTCTTGACAACCTTTATCTATTGAAAACAAAAAAGAAGGATATATCGTATGACTCACTATGACTACATTATCATTGGTGCAGGTTCGGCAGGCTGTGTGCTTGCCAACCGTTTGACAGAAGACAGTAAAACAACAGTGTTATTACTCGAAGCGGGCAACCCAGATACGAAACCAGAAATCCAAAGCCCGTCAGCAGTCTTGAGCTTGCTAGGCTCTGAGGTGGATTGGGGCTACTTCTCCGAACCAGAACCGTACCTAAATAACCGCAAAATCTTCTGTTCTCGTGGCAAAGTTTTGGGTGGCAGCAGTTCGATTAATGCCATGATTTATATTCGAGGCAATCCTCGCGATTACGACCATTGGCAGGAATTAGGTAATCCTGGTTGGAGTTACCAGAATGTTTTGCCCTATTTCAAGAAATCTGAACACTCCTCACGAGGCGCATCCAAGTTTCACGGGACTGATGGAGAATTAAGTGTAACCGACTCGATTGCGCCTACTGCCATTTCTCAACGATATATAGATGCAGCAATGGCATTGGGCTATAACTACAACCCTGATTTCAACGGGGTGCAGCAGTTAGGAGTAGGACGCTATCAATACACTATTAAAGATGGTAAACGGCACAGCACGGCGGCTGCCTTCTTAGTGCCTATTCTCCAGCGTCCCAACTTGACAATAACAACTGGAGCATTGGTCACTCGACTGTTATTTGAGGGTACTCGCACCGTTGGGGTGGAATATTTACACGAGGGTACGCTGCACCAGAACCGGGTCAATCGCGAAGTAATTTTAAGTGCGGGTGCGTTTGATTCGCCCAAGCTGCTGATGCTGTCTGGCATTGGGTCTGCACAACCTTTGCAAGCAATGGGAATTTCTGTTGTGGTCGATCTGCCGGGTGTCGGTCAAAACCTGCAAGACCACCTGCTTCTTTCTGTGGTGTATCAGGCAACTCAGGAGCTACACTTTGCCAGCACAAGTAGTATGGGAGAAGCTGGATTATTCTTACATAGCCAGAGCGATTCGGAGGTTGCACCCGATTTACAGTTTTTCTTTGCACCCGTCCAGTTATTATCACCGGGCTATACTCCTGCTGATTTTGGGTTCTCAGGTGCAATCTCTGTGACCGACCTGCAAAACGTCGGCAGTGTGAGTTTGCGTTCGCCCGATCCCAAAGATGCACCAATGATTCGGATGAACTATCTGCAAAGTCAAGCCGATGTGCAAAAGTCAGTGGCTGCGATTAAATTAACGCGCCAAGTGTTCCAAAACAGTGCCTTTGATGAGTTTCGCGGTGCAGAAATTGCTCCAGGTGCCGACGTGATTAGTGATGAAGCACTTGTTGCTTACATCCGAGACACTGGCAGCACGGTGTGGCATCCGGTCGGCACTTGCAAAATGGGTACTGACCCAATGGCAGTAGTAGACCCCGAATTACGGGTACATGGGATCGAGGGGTTGCGTGTCGTCGATGCCTCTATCATGCCAACTATCACCACAGGAAATACAAACGCACCTACCATTGCGATCGCTGAAAAAGCCGCCGATTTAATTAAAGCTGCATATTACTTACAGCAAAGACGGTTAGTGTTTGCATAGACTCTCTGCTGGAGATACTATAGCAACGACTACGTTCACTACATCAGGGTAACGCTTTAAACTGGAACTGTCCGGTGAGGACTGCCGCCAACGCAAAGCGAAACACGATCGGCGACGAAGCATCGTTGAGCAGGCTTTCAGCTTCGACAAGGCTGACCAAAGATTTTGGCACGTTGACCCGCCGCACGATCGTCGTTGCGGAAACGGCATCAGGCAGTGAGACAATGCCACCCAAAAGAAAACCCAGTGCTAAAGTAAAACCGGGAACGATCGCGCTTGAGACCACTGCGATCACGCACGATGTTAAAATGACGATCAAAAAAGCAAACCCGATAATTAGTCCTCGCCATTTCCAGAATTCTTTCCACGAAACTTGCCACGCCGCTTCATAGAGCAAAGGTGGAAGG contains:
- a CDS encoding GMC family oxidoreductase, which gives rise to MTHYDYIIIGAGSAGCVLANRLTEDSKTTVLLLEAGNPDTKPEIQSPSAVLSLLGSEVDWGYFSEPEPYLNNRKIFCSRGKVLGGSSSINAMIYIRGNPRDYDHWQELGNPGWSYQNVLPYFKKSEHSSRGASKFHGTDGELSVTDSIAPTAISQRYIDAAMALGYNYNPDFNGVQQLGVGRYQYTIKDGKRHSTAAAFLVPILQRPNLTITTGALVTRLLFEGTRTVGVEYLHEGTLHQNRVNREVILSAGAFDSPKLLMLSGIGSAQPLQAMGISVVVDLPGVGQNLQDHLLLSVVYQATQELHFASTSSMGEAGLFLHSQSDSEVAPDLQFFFAPVQLLSPGYTPADFGFSGAISVTDLQNVGSVSLRSPDPKDAPMIRMNYLQSQADVQKSVAAIKLTRQVFQNSAFDEFRGAEIAPGADVISDEALVAYIRDTGSTVWHPVGTCKMGTDPMAVVDPELRVHGIEGLRVVDASIMPTITTGNTNAPTIAIAEKAADLIKAAYYLQQRRLVFA
- a CDS encoding cation:proton antiporter, coding for MQSIFIQYIFLILIVLGLLVIANKLRLAYPIVLVLGGLALSFVAPFSNITIHPELVFLIFLPPLLYEAAWQVSWKEFWKWRGLIIGFAFLIVILTSCVIAVVSSAIVPGFTLALGFLLGGIVSLPDAVSATTIVRRVNVPKSLVSLVEAESLLNDASSPIVFRFALAAVLTGQFQFKALP